A single genomic interval of Dyella sp. GSA-30 harbors:
- a CDS encoding BolA family protein: MSMVDDIRQRLSAALAPTELDVLDEGYKHAGHANEGKGHFHVRIVSAAFVGQLPLKRHRMVYAALDGLMDQGIHALSIDAQAPNP, translated from the coding sequence ATGAGCATGGTCGACGACATCCGCCAGCGCCTCAGTGCAGCGCTGGCCCCGACCGAGCTGGACGTGCTCGACGAGGGCTATAAGCATGCCGGCCATGCCAATGAAGGCAAAGGACATTTCCATGTGCGTATCGTCAGTGCCGCCTTTGTGGGCCAGCTGCCGCTCAAGCGCCATCGCATGGTCTACGCCGCCCTGGATGGGCTGATGGACCAGGGAATCCACGCCTTGTCTATCGACGCGCAGGCCCCAAACCCGTAA
- the smc gene encoding chromosome segregation protein SMC: protein MRLTTIKLAGFKSFVDPTTLHLPSNMTGVVGPNGCGKSNIIDAIRWVMGESAASRLRGDSLTDVIFSGSNARKPVGQATVELIFDNSDGTIQGEYGQYAEISVKRQVTRDGQSGYFLNGARCRRRDITDLFLGTGLGPRSYSIIEQGMISQIVEAAPDELRTHLEEAAGISKYKERRKETESRIKSTRENLDRVRDVRDEVDKQLEHLNRQARAAERWKAFKEEQVRKEAELRALEYRGLKGQHDGEGASLSAAETEIEKRLAEQRHIEAQLESVRERHTGASEHLNSVQGEVYKVGAEIARVEQQVRYNRETADRLQRAQSDAEREQAELAEHIANDRQQIETLRTALAEGEPRLEALQQMQDDTSEAQRDTETKLADWQQRWDGYTRTAGEASRAAEVERTKLAYLDRQAVDLAKRREALESEQKATDVAALDAAAEQLHTEHDTQRERVESLGTLLDTHKLSHEKVLDEERQVQSALNEARQQLQTARGRQASLEALQHAALGQEESAASGWLSRLGLDKSRRLGEALQVDAGWETAVETALIGFIDSVLVDGASHVAGEFAGLENADIALIDAAEGSAGAPGTLGAHVRGPAAAIALLNQVYAAETLSDAQQRATGLSGTQSVMTRQGEWLGAGWARLLRGQGNQVGVLAREREMRTLAEQIVTLEARIDELTEQLDQLRTDKFEAERARDDAQRELYNAHRRQSELAGQLQSHRGKVETARARSEKVSGELSDLIAQVDELQSSTREARARLDESVGNMGDLEDQRRELENERRALLESREEARMNAREAADQAHALALSMESKRSSLSSLEQALARMDSQHRQVEMRRNEIVEQLAAGTDPIAELEAERQTYLDQRLLVDKQLVEARRALDDCDAEFRRLDQERQRTEQSLNGLREKLSEKRLAAQALQLRAQQLAEAITASGLELDALLTELAEDADAGQWRKDLGDLAQKIQRLEPVNLAAIQEHAEQSERKTYLDNQLGDLTSALETLEGAIKKIDRETRQRFKETFDRVNAGVQELFPRLFGGGHAYLELTGDDLLDTGVAIMARPPGKRVSNITLLSGGEKALTAVSLVFAIFGLNPAPFCLLDEVDAPLDEANVGRFSNMVKEMSEKVQFIFVSHNKATMEAASQLCGVTMREPGVSRLVQVDLAEAAKLAGAA, encoded by the coding sequence ATGCGCCTTACCACGATAAAACTCGCCGGTTTCAAGTCCTTCGTCGACCCGACCACCCTGCATCTGCCGAGCAATATGACCGGCGTGGTGGGGCCGAACGGCTGCGGCAAGTCCAATATCATCGATGCGATTCGCTGGGTGATGGGCGAAAGCGCCGCCAGCCGCCTGCGTGGCGATTCGCTGACCGACGTGATCTTCTCCGGCTCCAATGCGCGCAAGCCGGTGGGCCAGGCCACGGTCGAGCTGATCTTCGACAACTCCGACGGCACCATCCAGGGCGAATACGGGCAGTACGCCGAAATCTCGGTCAAGCGTCAGGTGACCCGCGACGGGCAGTCGGGCTACTTCTTGAATGGTGCGCGCTGCCGTCGTCGCGACATCACCGATCTGTTCCTCGGCACCGGTCTGGGACCGCGCAGCTACTCGATCATCGAGCAGGGCATGATCAGCCAGATCGTCGAGGCCGCGCCCGATGAGCTGCGCACGCACCTGGAAGAAGCCGCCGGCATCTCCAAGTACAAGGAGCGCCGGAAGGAAACCGAGAGCCGTATCAAGTCCACCCGGGAAAACCTCGACCGCGTGCGCGACGTGCGCGACGAAGTGGACAAGCAGCTCGAACACTTGAACCGTCAGGCGCGTGCCGCCGAGCGCTGGAAGGCGTTCAAGGAGGAGCAGGTACGCAAGGAAGCCGAACTGCGCGCGCTGGAATACCGCGGCCTGAAGGGTCAGCACGACGGCGAAGGCGCCAGCCTGTCCGCCGCCGAAACCGAGATCGAAAAGCGCCTCGCCGAGCAGCGCCATATCGAAGCGCAGCTGGAAAGCGTGCGCGAGCGTCATACCGGCGCCAGCGAACACCTCAACAGCGTCCAGGGCGAGGTCTACAAGGTCGGCGCCGAGATCGCGCGCGTCGAACAGCAGGTGCGCTACAACCGCGAAACCGCCGACCGCCTGCAACGTGCGCAGAGCGATGCCGAGCGCGAACAGGCTGAACTGGCCGAGCACATCGCCAACGATCGCCAACAGATCGAAACGCTGCGCACCGCGCTGGCCGAAGGCGAGCCGCGCCTGGAAGCGCTGCAGCAGATGCAGGACGACACCTCCGAAGCGCAGCGCGATACCGAAACCAAGCTGGCCGACTGGCAGCAACGCTGGGACGGCTACACGCGCACGGCTGGTGAAGCCAGTCGCGCGGCGGAAGTCGAGCGCACCAAGCTGGCCTATCTCGATCGCCAGGCCGTCGATCTGGCCAAGCGTCGCGAAGCGCTGGAATCGGAGCAGAAAGCCACCGACGTGGCGGCGCTCGATGCCGCCGCCGAGCAGTTGCATACCGAACACGATACCCAGCGCGAGCGTGTCGAATCGCTCGGCACCTTGCTCGACACGCACAAGCTCAGCCATGAGAAGGTGCTTGACGAAGAACGCCAGGTGCAGTCCGCACTGAACGAAGCGCGTCAGCAATTGCAGACCGCACGCGGCCGTCAGGCCTCGCTCGAAGCCTTGCAGCATGCGGCGCTCGGCCAGGAAGAAAGCGCGGCCAGCGGTTGGCTGTCGCGCCTGGGCCTGGACAAGTCGCGCCGGTTGGGCGAAGCCCTGCAGGTCGACGCCGGTTGGGAAACGGCGGTCGAGACTGCCCTGATCGGTTTTATCGACAGCGTGCTGGTCGATGGCGCGAGCCACGTCGCAGGCGAATTCGCCGGACTGGAAAACGCCGACATCGCCTTGATCGATGCCGCCGAAGGTAGTGCTGGCGCGCCCGGCACCCTGGGCGCGCATGTGCGTGGCCCCGCAGCGGCGATCGCACTGCTCAACCAGGTCTATGCCGCTGAAACGTTGAGCGACGCGCAGCAGCGCGCCACTGGCTTGTCGGGCACGCAATCGGTCATGACGCGCCAGGGCGAATGGCTGGGTGCCGGTTGGGCGCGCCTGTTGCGCGGTCAGGGCAATCAGGTTGGCGTATTGGCGCGCGAACGCGAAATGCGCACGCTGGCCGAGCAGATCGTCACGCTTGAAGCGCGCATCGACGAACTGACCGAGCAGCTCGATCAGCTGCGTACCGACAAGTTCGAGGCCGAACGCGCGCGCGACGACGCGCAGCGCGAGCTGTACAACGCGCACCGTCGCCAATCCGAACTCGCCGGCCAGCTGCAAAGTCACCGTGGCAAGGTCGAGACGGCACGCGCTCGCTCGGAAAAAGTCAGCGGCGAGCTGAGCGACCTGATCGCTCAGGTCGATGAATTGCAAAGCAGTACGCGCGAAGCGCGGGCACGCCTGGACGAATCGGTCGGCAACATGGGCGACCTGGAAGACCAGCGTCGCGAACTGGAAAACGAGCGGCGCGCCTTGCTCGAATCGCGCGAAGAAGCGCGCATGAATGCACGCGAGGCAGCTGACCAGGCGCATGCATTGGCCTTGAGCATGGAATCGAAGCGTTCCTCGCTGAGCTCGCTCGAGCAAGCGTTGGCGCGTATGGATTCGCAGCATCGTCAGGTCGAGATGCGCCGTAACGAGATCGTCGAGCAGTTGGCGGCCGGCACCGATCCGATCGCCGAGCTGGAAGCCGAGCGTCAGACCTATCTCGATCAGCGCCTGCTGGTGGACAAGCAATTGGTCGAAGCGCGTCGCGCGCTCGACGACTGCGACGCCGAATTCCGTCGCCTGGATCAGGAGCGCCAGCGCACCGAGCAATCGTTGAACGGGCTGCGTGAAAAGCTCTCGGAGAAGCGCCTCGCCGCGCAGGCACTGCAGCTACGCGCGCAGCAGCTGGCCGAAGCGATCACTGCCTCGGGCCTGGAACTCGATGCATTGCTGACCGAGCTGGCCGAAGACGCCGATGCCGGCCAGTGGCGCAAGGACCTGGGCGATCTGGCGCAGAAGATCCAACGCCTGGAGCCGGTCAACCTGGCCGCGATCCAGGAGCACGCCGAACAAAGCGAGCGCAAGACCTATCTGGACAACCAGCTGGGCGATCTGACCAGCGCACTGGAAACCCTCGAAGGCGCAATCAAGAAGATCGATCGTGAGACCCGCCAGCGCTTCAAGGAAACCTTCGATCGCGTCAATGCCGGCGTACAGGAGCTGTTCCCGCGTCTGTTCGGTGGCGGCCATGCCTACCTGGAGCTGACCGGCGACGATCTGCTCGATACTGGCGTGGCCATCATGGCGCGCCCGCCCGGCAAGCGCGTGTCGAATATCACGCTGCTCTCCGGCGGCGAGAAGGCGTTGACCGCCGTCTCGCTGGTGTTCGCCATCTTCGGTCTGAACCCCGCACCGTTCTGTCTGCTGGACGAGGTGGACGCGCCGCTGGACGAAGCCAACGTCGGTCGCTTCTCGAACATGGTCAAGGAGATGAGCGAAAAGGTGCAGTTCATCTTTGTCAGCCATAACAAGGCCACCATGGAGGCCGCCTCGCAATTGTGCGGCGTCACCATGCGCGAGCCCGGTGTGTCGCGTCTGGTGCAGGTGGATCTGGCCGAAGCGGCTAAACTTGCCGGAGCAGCTTGA
- a CDS encoding YciI family protein, protein MWFAIIAEDVADSLEKRKGARPAHIERLQKLLDEGRLFVAGAFPAIESEDPGPAGFTGSMILAQFPSQAEAQAWADADPYVAAGVYARVIIKPFRKALPAA, encoded by the coding sequence ATGTGGTTTGCCATCATCGCCGAGGACGTTGCCGACTCCCTGGAAAAGCGCAAGGGTGCCCGGCCGGCGCATATCGAGCGTCTGCAGAAGCTGCTCGACGAAGGCCGCCTGTTCGTTGCGGGCGCCTTTCCGGCGATCGAATCGGAAGATCCAGGCCCGGCCGGCTTCACCGGCAGCATGATCCTGGCCCAGTTTCCCTCGCAGGCGGAGGCGCAGGCCTGGGCCGACGCCGATCCGTACGTGGCAGCCGGCGTCTATGCCCGGGTCATCATCAAGCCCTTCCGCAAGGCGTTGCCGGCGGCATGA
- the prfB gene encoding peptide chain release factor 2 (programmed frameshift), translating to MIETNPIHAQIADLTGRVESLRGYLDYATKRERLEEVSRELESPTVWDDPPRAQELGRERARLDTIVNGIDTLTAGLADAGELLDMAAADGDEDTANSVVTDLGKLEAKVAKLEFQRMFSGKMDANNAFVDIQAGAGGTEAQDWAEMLLRMYLRWCESRGWKTELLEVSGGDVAGIKSATFRVEGDYAYGWLKTEIGVHRLVRKSPFDSDNRRHTSFTSVFVSPEVDDDIDIDINPADLKTDVYRSSGAGGQHVNKTESAVRITHVPTGVVVACQTERSQHANRDRAMKMLAAKLYELEVQKRNAEKDALEATKSDIGWGSQIRNYVLDQSRIKDLRTGIERSDTQKVLDGDLDEFVEASLKSGLDAGAKRLDA from the exons ATGATCGAGACCAATCCGATCCACGCGCAAATCGCCGACCTCACCGGTCGCGTCGAGTCGCTTAGGGGGTATCTT GACTACGCCACCAAGCGTGAGCGTCTCGAAGAAGTAAGCCGCGAACTGGAGAGCCCCACTGTGTGGGACGACCCGCCGCGGGCACAGGAGTTGGGCCGCGAGCGCGCTCGCCTGGACACCATCGTCAACGGTATCGACACGCTCACCGCCGGCCTCGCCGATGCGGGCGAGCTGCTGGACATGGCCGCTGCGGACGGCGACGAAGACACCGCCAACTCCGTCGTGACCGACCTGGGCAAGCTCGAGGCCAAGGTGGCCAAGCTGGAATTCCAGCGCATGTTCTCCGGCAAGATGGACGCCAACAACGCGTTCGTGGACATCCAGGCCGGCGCCGGTGGCACCGAGGCGCAGGACTGGGCCGAAATGCTGCTGCGCATGTACCTGCGCTGGTGCGAATCGCGCGGCTGGAAGACCGAACTGCTCGAAGTCAGCGGCGGCGACGTGGCCGGCATCAAATCCGCCACCTTCCGCGTCGAGGGCGATTACGCCTATGGCTGGCTGAAGACCGAGATCGGGGTGCATCGCCTGGTGCGCAAGTCGCCGTTCGACTCGGACAACCGCCGCCACACCAGTTTTACCTCGGTGTTCGTGTCGCCGGAAGTCGACGACGATATCGATATCGACATCAACCCGGCCGACCTCAAGACCGACGTCTATCGTTCGTCCGGTGCCGGCGGTCAGCACGTCAACAAGACCGAATCGGCCGTGCGTATCACCCACGTGCCGACCGGCGTGGTGGTGGCCTGCCAGACCGAGCGCAGCCAGCACGCCAACCGCGACCGCGCCATGAAGATGCTGGCCGCCAAGCTGTACGAACTGGAAGTGCAAAAGCGCAATGCCGAAAAGGACGCGCTCGAAGCGACCAAGTCGGACATCGGCTGGGGCAGCCAGATCCGCAACTACGTGCTCGACCAGAGCCGCATCAAGGATCTGCGTACGGGCATCGAGCGTTCGGATACGCAAAAGGTGCTCGACGGCGACCTGGACGAATTTGTCGAGGCCAGCTTGAAATCGGGCCTGGATGCGGGCGCGAAACGCCTGGACGCGTAA
- a CDS encoding DUF1223 domain-containing protein encodes MTLLKKLSVLLAGLMAMTALDDAYAQAAGSNESKRLVVVELFQSQGCSSCPPAEANLNAIAAQPNVLALSYAVTYWDDLGWKDTFAQQIFTDRQWTYAQRRGRDNVWTPQVYVNGRKDIVGTSRSQLDEVIADSSAATTASPAITWQPNRLSIGAGTGGDYDVWLVRYDPRTIDVPIGAGENSGRVLPHRNIVRELVNLGHWNGKPQEFALPTPKLAGLSTAALIQSGPGGAIIGAAIQR; translated from the coding sequence ATGACCCTGCTTAAAAAGCTCAGCGTCCTCCTGGCCGGACTGATGGCCATGACCGCGCTGGACGATGCCTATGCACAAGCAGCCGGCTCCAATGAGAGCAAGCGCCTGGTAGTGGTCGAGCTGTTCCAGAGCCAGGGTTGTTCATCCTGTCCGCCCGCCGAGGCGAATCTCAACGCGATCGCGGCGCAACCCAACGTGCTGGCCTTGTCGTACGCAGTGACTTACTGGGACGACCTGGGTTGGAAGGACACCTTCGCTCAGCAGATCTTTACCGACCGCCAGTGGACCTATGCGCAGCGCCGTGGCCGCGACAATGTCTGGACCCCGCAGGTCTACGTCAACGGTCGCAAGGATATTGTCGGCACGAGCCGCTCGCAGCTGGATGAGGTGATAGCGGACTCGTCCGCCGCTACGACGGCATCGCCAGCGATCACCTGGCAACCGAATCGCCTGAGCATTGGCGCGGGCACCGGTGGCGACTACGACGTGTGGCTGGTGCGCTACGACCCGCGCACGATCGACGTGCCGATCGGTGCCGGTGAGAACAGCGGCCGCGTTCTGCCTCATCGCAATATCGTGCGCGAACTGGTGAATCTCGGGCACTGGAACGGCAAGCCACAAGAGTTTGCCTTGCCAACGCCAAAACTCGCCGGTCTTTCCACCGCGGCATTGATCCAATCGGGTCCCGGTGGTGCCATTATCGGTGCGGCCATCCAACGCTAG
- the lysS gene encoding lysine--tRNA ligase — translation MTDENTPPIDENKLIAERREKLKGLRGQGVAFPNDHKVDAFAGDLQTEFADKDVHTAESIEAIARRVKVAGRIMLKRDQGKVAFVQLQDFTGRIQLFIHQGTVGEETYKAFKGWDVGDIVGAEGALMRTKTGELSIKVDALRLLTKSLRPLPDKFHGLADVEQRYRQRYVDLIVTEEARRTFALRSRIIGYMRQWLEAEPRRFMEVETPMMHIIPGGATARPFVTHHNALDIDLYLRVAPELYLKRLVVGGFDRVYEINRNFRNEGVSTRHNPEFTMLELYQAYATYHEIMDLTESVIRDTAKKVLGTTALTWDGASIDVGPAFRRWKMEDAVLEHNPEIKREELRDRDAMAAHAKRLGAQVKPGYGWGKLLLEIFEHTVEHTLIQPTFIIDHPVEVSPLARENDTDKGITDRFELFVNGKELANGFSELNDPEDQAARFQAQVDAKDSGDDEAMHFDADYIRALEVGLPPTGGLGIGIDRLVMLLTDSASIRDVLLFPYMRPEA, via the coding sequence ATGACCGACGAAAACACGCCGCCCATCGACGAGAACAAGCTGATTGCCGAGCGTCGCGAGAAACTCAAAGGCTTGCGCGGGCAGGGCGTGGCATTTCCGAACGATCATAAGGTCGATGCCTTTGCCGGCGATCTTCAGACCGAGTTTGCGGACAAAGACGTCCATACGGCCGAATCGATCGAAGCCATCGCGCGTCGCGTCAAGGTGGCCGGTCGCATCATGCTCAAGCGCGATCAGGGCAAGGTAGCTTTCGTCCAGTTGCAGGATTTCACCGGGCGCATCCAGTTGTTCATCCACCAGGGCACGGTGGGTGAAGAGACCTACAAGGCCTTCAAGGGCTGGGACGTAGGTGACATCGTCGGTGCCGAAGGGGCACTGATGCGCACCAAGACCGGCGAGCTGTCGATCAAGGTCGATGCCTTGCGCCTGCTGACCAAGAGCCTGCGTCCGCTGCCGGACAAGTTCCATGGCCTGGCCGATGTCGAGCAGCGCTATCGTCAGCGCTATGTCGACCTGATCGTGACCGAGGAGGCGCGCCGCACGTTCGCACTGCGTTCGCGCATCATCGGTTACATGCGCCAATGGCTCGAGGCCGAGCCGCGTCGCTTCATGGAAGTGGAAACGCCGATGATGCACATCATCCCCGGCGGTGCTACGGCACGTCCGTTCGTTACGCACCACAACGCGCTCGATATCGATCTTTATCTGCGTGTGGCGCCGGAGCTCTACCTCAAGCGCCTGGTGGTCGGCGGCTTCGACCGCGTCTACGAGATCAACCGCAACTTCCGCAACGAGGGCGTGTCGACCCGGCACAACCCCGAGTTCACCATGCTGGAGCTGTATCAGGCTTACGCGACTTATCACGAGATCATGGACCTCACCGAATCGGTGATCCGCGATACGGCGAAGAAGGTCCTGGGTACGACGGCTCTTACCTGGGACGGCGCATCCATCGATGTCGGCCCGGCGTTCCGTCGCTGGAAGATGGAAGACGCGGTGCTTGAGCACAACCCCGAGATCAAACGCGAAGAGCTGCGCGATCGCGACGCGATGGCCGCACACGCCAAGCGCCTGGGTGCACAGGTCAAGCCAGGTTATGGTTGGGGCAAGCTGTTGCTGGAGATCTTCGAGCACACGGTCGAGCACACCCTGATCCAGCCCACCTTCATCATCGACCATCCGGTCGAGGTGTCGCCGCTGGCGCGCGAGAACGATACGGACAAGGGCATCACCGATCGTTTCGAGCTGTTCGTCAACGGCAAGGAGCTGGCCAATGGCTTCTCCGAATTGAACGATCCGGAGGATCAGGCGGCACGCTTCCAGGCGCAGGTCGATGCGAAGGATTCCGGCGACGACGAAGCCATGCATTTCGATGCGGACTACATCCGTGCGCTCGAAGTCGGCCTGCCGCCGACCGGTGGCCTGGGTATTGGTATCGATCGCCTGGTGATGCTGTTGACCGATTCGGCGTCCATCCGCGATGTATTGTTGTTCCCGTACATGCGGCCGGAAGCGTAG
- a CDS encoding retroviral-like aspartic protease family protein: MKTKTRMIALLCGAALFWMGSGKADDVATPQGNDPVITKIYSAMQDADLQTVADIYKTSTDPVIHIVSAMVIERMHYNLDASSRDAETCMDTLIDSRPGTAIMCGQFESANLHLAGRDADAYAMEAALVKRFKGHGVDVQLSRMKAYANRINKQSVFAVDVPAQGFELPLVYSERDPSPHVKAQANGHEIDLLIDSGAHDVAISEEQASKLGVEVLDTPISFSGWITKQEPGKRGLLKELKVGPVVWHNIPVLIVSNTRISLMGINMIAPLGSVRISRNTLTVGDAATENTHCDAPMLISSTFWGDGLGLVVPMPIEGQWSKVRLDTGAYLYLLGTAKALEQATALRRSKREVNDIGGQHLANTDHAKVKLEISGQPIEVYFDVLTESAVRWPITLGAGALRDMDFLMDFKHQHMCLLLHPNLH; encoded by the coding sequence ATGAAGACCAAAACGCGCATGATCGCGCTGCTTTGCGGCGCCGCCCTGTTCTGGATGGGCTCAGGCAAGGCCGACGACGTCGCAACACCCCAGGGTAACGACCCTGTCATCACGAAGATCTACAGCGCCATGCAGGACGCCGATCTGCAAACCGTGGCCGATATCTACAAGACCTCGACCGATCCGGTGATCCATATCGTCTCGGCGATGGTGATCGAGCGGATGCATTACAACCTCGATGCGTCCTCCCGCGATGCGGAAACCTGCATGGATACGCTGATCGACAGCCGCCCGGGCACGGCCATCATGTGCGGTCAGTTCGAAAGCGCCAACCTGCACCTGGCCGGACGCGATGCCGACGCCTATGCCATGGAAGCTGCCTTGGTCAAACGCTTCAAAGGACATGGCGTGGACGTGCAGTTGTCGCGCATGAAGGCTTATGCAAACCGGATCAACAAGCAGTCAGTCTTCGCTGTCGACGTGCCCGCGCAAGGCTTCGAGCTTCCGCTGGTTTACTCCGAGCGCGATCCGAGCCCGCATGTCAAGGCACAAGCCAACGGTCATGAGATAGACCTGCTGATCGATTCCGGTGCCCATGACGTGGCGATCAGCGAAGAGCAGGCCAGCAAATTGGGGGTGGAAGTGCTGGACACCCCGATCAGCTTTAGCGGCTGGATCACCAAACAGGAGCCGGGCAAACGTGGGTTGCTTAAGGAATTGAAGGTCGGTCCGGTGGTCTGGCACAACATTCCCGTATTGATCGTGAGCAACACGCGTATCTCGCTCATGGGCATCAACATGATCGCCCCGCTGGGAAGCGTACGCATCAGCCGAAACACCCTGACCGTCGGTGACGCTGCCACCGAAAATACCCATTGCGATGCACCGATGCTGATCAGCAGCACCTTCTGGGGCGACGGTCTGGGTCTGGTCGTGCCGATGCCCATCGAGGGGCAATGGAGCAAGGTAAGACTGGATACCGGCGCCTATCTGTACCTGCTCGGCACGGCCAAGGCGCTGGAACAGGCCACCGCGCTGCGTCGAAGCAAGCGCGAGGTCAACGACATCGGTGGACAGCACCTGGCCAATACCGACCATGCCAAGGTAAAGCTGGAAATTTCCGGTCAACCGATCGAGGTGTACTTCGACGTACTCACGGAAAGCGCAGTGCGCTGGCCCATCACCCTTGGCGCAGGCGCCTTGCGCGACATGGATTTCCTTATGGATTTCAAGCACCAGCACATGTGCCTGCTATTGCACCCCAATCTGCATTGA
- a CDS encoding YCF48-related protein, with the protein MMATRWFAMMLGGLALCACQDKDPNTAKTAPAVAAATPVSVATPQPYARCPADNYKCIDLQDALDSGEHSSVQVHFAAIPLKMDTHVADGAVLTGTDAVLTDLQVLPSGKLIAVGGSGLVVARAANEAADTWQMDNYSHFADSLRGVSFRDDQHGFAVGDGARILRTQDGGAHWEVFNRSFTDLKNPEYRDLKFEGAAYSVAFADPLHGVVGGEGRLLRTSDGGQQWQRVAQALDGIAIQRVAFVDTKRGWAVGSSETVLRTDDAGEHWFVVPLRVGASSDHADRLAHLMAVSFGDAMHGCIGGGFKVWCSQDGGATWTASDVAWPKGVDTGEDMAITALTMRDANQGWLVTREGARIFHTDDGGRHWSLWMSVPQASQGKLSDANLWGLAMGHDRAWAVGVGVPAKPDDGVAPESKPIVVSWKL; encoded by the coding sequence ATGATGGCAACGCGCTGGTTTGCGATGATGTTGGGCGGCTTGGCCTTGTGCGCCTGCCAGGACAAAGACCCGAACACGGCGAAGACCGCGCCGGCTGTTGCAGCCGCCACCCCGGTATCGGTAGCCACGCCTCAGCCTTATGCGCGCTGTCCCGCCGATAACTACAAGTGCATTGATCTGCAGGATGCATTGGATTCCGGCGAACACAGCAGCGTCCAGGTCCATTTCGCGGCGATCCCGCTGAAGATGGACACGCATGTGGCCGATGGCGCGGTGTTGACGGGCACGGATGCCGTGCTGACGGATCTGCAGGTGTTGCCTTCAGGCAAGTTGATTGCGGTGGGTGGCTCCGGTCTTGTCGTGGCCCGTGCGGCGAACGAAGCGGCCGACACCTGGCAGATGGACAACTACTCGCACTTTGCCGATTCGCTGCGCGGGGTGAGCTTTCGCGACGATCAGCATGGTTTCGCCGTCGGCGACGGTGCACGTATCTTGCGTACGCAAGACGGCGGCGCGCACTGGGAAGTCTTCAATCGCAGTTTTACCGATCTGAAGAATCCGGAGTATCGCGACCTGAAGTTCGAAGGCGCGGCCTATTCGGTCGCGTTCGCTGATCCTCTGCATGGCGTGGTCGGCGGCGAAGGGCGTCTGTTGCGCACGAGCGACGGCGGCCAGCAATGGCAACGCGTGGCACAAGCGCTCGATGGCATTGCGATTCAGCGTGTGGCCTTTGTCGACACCAAGCGTGGCTGGGCGGTCGGTAGCAGCGAGACCGTCTTGCGTACCGACGATGCGGGCGAGCACTGGTTCGTGGTGCCATTGCGTGTTGGAGCCTCCAGTGACCATGCAGACCGGCTCGCACATCTGATGGCGGTGAGTTTCGGTGACGCGATGCACGGCTGCATCGGTGGCGGCTTCAAGGTCTGGTGCAGCCAGGACGGCGGTGCCACCTGGACGGCCAGCGACGTGGCGTGGCCCAAGGGTGTCGACACCGGCGAAGACATGGCGATCACCGCATTGACGATGCGAGACGCCAACCAGGGCTGGCTGGTAACGCGCGAGGGCGCGCGGATTTTTCACACCGACGATGGCGGCCGTCACTGGTCGTTGTGGATGAGCGTCCCGCAGGCTTCCCAGGGCAAGCTCAGTGACGCGAATCTCTGGGGTCTGGCAATGGGCCACGATCGTGCCTGGGCCGTGGGCGTTGGTGTCCCGGCCAAGCCAGATGACGGCGTGGCGCCAGAGAGCAAGCCCATCGTGGTGTCCTGGAAACTGTAG